Genomic DNA from Schistosoma haematobium chromosome 1, whole genome shotgun sequence:
TAGTTAGATGAGTACATACTAAAAACTGGACTAAAATGTTTTAACAACCCCAACTGTTGTTATGcaaattatttacaaaagaCAATTTACTTTTCAAAAATTTGAATCTTGTAATCAAATCCTGACTAACGTCTAAATGAGTAAGTAATTAGtgtttttatttagttatatgaacacataaatattggtcaAGGGTGCACCAAactatatatgcgccacataataAAATTAGATTGTGAAGATATGGAGAAAGGATGGTGGGTATAATCAAGAAAATAAAgagaaattagtgtatgggaatgaaatcataataaaaataaagtaataataataacaaagggAGAAGCAGTTCACTTAAGAAAAATACGACCAGAAAGgattctttcagttaaataaGTTACTCTCAAttatatgaagaaagtaaaggaAAGTTATACCAAGATCACCACTGTCTTCTATTCTGACTTAAGTCTGATAACGCctcaagccactgtgttgcattAACGCTTAAAGCCCAACCAGGAAGCCTTGAAGGACCAACAGCTTCCTTTCATACCATGATAGGATGTCATAAACTGACCACCACTCCAGTTTTTTCAAACCAGTCCCAAAGTTGGCAAACAATCCACGATGAGGAAGTCGTTGAGACAACATTTATAGTACACgtccaagccactgaagtcaGTGTTTCAATATGGTGTGATCGACTGAAATGTTGACACTGTGTCTGAACACATGTTATTGAATATCCGTATCACTAATATAGTGTTGGCACTAAATGTTGGCAATATTTtgaagacaacgatgatcggACACAGAGAaccgtctaacatcctcaactcggaggccaggtttcacaagcatagagcaaaactgctctcaccgatgcgttgtagatccaaacttttacagccagactaacatcacgaaggagCCAAAGGTGGTTCAGATTGGCATAAGTCGCTCCGGTTTTCAAGATACGTGGATTGATCTCATCATTGACACTACCACCAGCACTCACGCATCTGCCCAGGTGCACGAACTTCCTGACCACTTCTACCCACTCACTATCAAGAGTGAGTACAGGTTCAGAATCCTTTCGGTCTTGTAAACGTACTATACACTTAAAAAGTTTAAAGCACATTCCATAACTACGGACATTAATTGCCGACTAATTAAGTGAGGATTGCATGGATTGAGTATGATTTCACAGTAAgacgatatcatcagcatactcaaggtcgaaaaGTACTTCTTCAGGTAACAGATCCACATCATCATGCCCTACATCCGTAGAGCTACTTCCAGAACgccatcgatggcaaagttgaaagGGAATGGTGATAGTgtgcaaccctgcctaaccccactgtcCGAACGGAACAATTGGAGACAGATGGTTGTACGCCCTTACTCTACCTGAGATGTTTGTATGTAGGGCTTTTAAGATATTAACAAACTtttcaggcacacccttcttcaatagacgaTCCCAGAGCACAGTCCTGTTCAACAAATTGAAGGCAGCCCTGACGTTAAGAAACACAACGATTGTTGGCCTACAAAATGTATGGCGGTGTgttaacatttggcggagggtgagtaggacttccatggcagaggctatatacacgtggccatgtgagagcgtctcgagagggagagcgaactctccccactctcggccataccagggcgtttgggggcaTGCAAGTAGtgaccgggcccaacgttgcttaactgtgatgatcggacgagaaccggtgctcTCAACATGGTATGGTCGCCGGCTGGCATTCCATCAGCTTCACAGATTTtttcacaccagacttctttcTGCCAGCAACTCGGGTGAGTTGAAAGAGCCACCGATAGTCATCAGATGCAGCTGCCGCTTCCAAATCGTTAGCACgctcgaccaccaggcttctaaGACCCTTCACAAACTTGGCACAATCTCATTACGTAACGatcttcgtttatggtcaaacttgAGGTTGGTCGCTGCAAATCGATATGCTTCAACAGATTGTAAGAAGCCTTTAGGAacccagtcagtcagtcagtcagtaacaacgtagaacttcgtacgtacgtacatcagttcgagttgccacaccacattagcacagagatgcacttgtcgattcaaatcccgtagtggtagaggtaataagagtataagcagtaatcgggaagattagggtttggagatgttatttaaagagtataatccagtgaaataaatttggaaagaggaaaaaagggacatgaagaattcagaagattagaatttgggagaacacagagagtggatgcacctgcgccattgcgaacgattttcagccatgtcattcagggtctctaaccatcggttgctatcatctcgcggtccccaaccaggtagtctacacctaccaacatgactcagttcacttgtcagtgacttcatggacttgtgccatgttttggtctggccgcccctagctttcttccaacctactcctataccactgaacatagctcgtcgaggcagtcggtcgttgggcatacgtaacacgtgtcccagccatctcaactggtgaagtttcactacttcatcaattgatttgccatccttacctagtacccgtttcctaacaactgtgttacttactcgatggtcccatgatatacgagcaatgcttcgaagacacctatgatccaatactagtaacctacgaatatcctccactcttaccggccatgtttcactgccataaagtaggacggaacgaactgctgcgcagtaaacccgtcctttggttgatagacggatatctcgcctacgccatagatgacgcaagttggcaaaagctagtcgagccttctgtatccgtgctgagatttcgtcacacactaaaccacaagggctgatgagacttccaagaaaagtgaagtggtcgacacgcccaactacttcactccctattattagttcgggtgtcgatgcaacccaatcctgaagcaacattttgcatttcgagggagagaatcgcatcccgaacatgcttgcattgttgcttagagtggtcagaagactgcattttgtcagcgtcttcgccagataaaactatgtcatcagcatattctaagtcaacaagtgaacctcccggtataagttcaacccctggaaatctagacgaggaaaatGTTATCTTttaaagtacgtcgacgacaaagttgaacaagaatggagagagtggacagccctgacgaacaccacttgaggtaatcaattctgatgacagttcgccataagctcttactctaccagttgtgttcgagtagagagcctttataaggttaatgtacttctttggtactcctttcagtgacaaacactgccatagaacctcacgatcaacagagtcgaatgctgccttaaggtcgagaaatactaccattgtggggcgtctgaatgtgtgtctgtgttctagaacctgacgtagtgtgaatatctgatctatgcaaccacgtccaggtcgaaaaccggcctggttttctctaatctgctcttcacgagctttgattaggcgtcgaagtattattgaagctaatattttagacactatatttgtcaaactgattcctctgtgattgtcacaagaggacttttgtcctttcttatagactggcacaatcagtgattgagaccagtcagatgggattacgtccagttcccaaattctacctaagacctcggttaatctcattgctaatactggaccaccatccttaaaaatctcaggagtaaacctgtcagggcctagGAACCCAGTGCTTACAAGAGAGACGTCTTGTGAAGTCGCAAGAGACCTTACGCGTCATTTTCATTGTTTCAaccaattgcaaccaatgctcatcttgACTTTTCGGTAGGTTGACAGTCAGTCagatacaacgtaggaccaggcacatttatgcatcggtccaagttgccatacctcattaacacaacaagatggacaccggattcatagcagtggttcggtcaaaggtggtaatatataagagaaagattgcatatagagatatagtacaagaagaaaaattggttcgtagaaagaaaggtatgaagcgattttaatctcttagtttaagagaagacagagagtgtatacaccgacgccattgtgaccgattctgagccatgtcaccaagagtctccaaccattggttacgacagtcacgcggaccccaaccaagtagtctgcatctaccaacatggctcagactagaagttagtgacttcaagcactgacgcCACGGTTTGGTttagccgcccctaactttcttccaaccatctccaacaccggttagcgtTGCATGTCGTTGACAGTTAACTTTgaacctagctcggtttgatatttagttggaACAGAATCTGCAATCAATTTTCTGGCATTAATCCATTTAGGGCGAAATTTTTCGGTCACCGTAAAAAGTAAGATAAGATTATCACAAACAAGGCATGATCAtagttcagataaataaaaataatatatttgtaatatcccaatgagtagaaaattagattttctactcattgggatattacaaatatattatttttatttataacaatcaacccaatgctcagtttattcgaaattatcagaacaAACCtcggtaatgatacctatagtTCAGATAAGTACTCCGAAAGGAGAGACAATCTTGCACACAATCACGCCAGCGGTAGTCAATCGCAGTATGGTCAATCTGAACCCAGGCTCGAGATttagagggaggacgccaggtacTACATCAGATATGGTTGTGACAatagttagtgctagccagaaataGGCTATAATCTGGGAAAAGTATCAGTAGACGGTTACAAGTATCCGACAAGCGACTAACAAGTCTTCATTGGCTACTCTACCGACCCTCCATTGTGCCTAGACGCCCAACATGGGCATCCAAGTTTCCGACtggtactacaatatctgtcgcaCGCACTTTCTGTAGAAGAACAATTAAACGGTAATGGAACCCGTTCTTTATTACAACCGGGCTGCAATTTGTCGGAGCGCAAGCATAGATGacaaagacatcgtttctcacgccgatttcttcactttttgatggaactttctcaCCTAACAGTACATAATTGACTGTTAATGGAGATCCAAGCTATTTGTACcacctcagctctagcgcttaatGAGACACCAACACTAGCGAAACCAGACGGAGATATCACAGTGTCTCTGGACGGAcgcacgtgaaacaagcttttcgaagggacagatgaagagcgaatttgtagtacttcactagtCTTGAAAACgcgtctcggatagacagcattCATCGATGTTGAGACTTTTTAAAGACATGACTAACCCTATATGTTGTCCGATTTGTATTAGTATGCAAAAGCTGAAGGACGCCAGTTTGAATGGCATACGTGGTCTCAGAAAGGCTGGTTCAGAATTCGTATTTAGTGGAAGCATTCAACTTTCGACCAGCCAGTGACCTGATATCGTTTAGATAGGACAGGATTTCTACCATAAGCAAGTTTCTGTATGAAGTTAACAATCAAGGAatatataaagtgaaaataaagGAATAGACAAGTGACTCAATGTAAAGACGAATATTAAAACGTAGTCTTAAGTATGATTTACGAGAATGAGAATTAAAGTACGAATAGTTCTTTTTAGTCTCAATCATCATTTAGTTTGCGTGTCGGTTGAGATATTGCCCGGATGCTCAAAATAAAGTGGATGGTTTGGACGCGATttaggattatatatatatatatatatatatattgatgacaCATGCATTTTAACATACAGAATTATATATTTGGAATAGCAATGATTTTAAACTTACAAATAAGCCATGAAAGAGAAGCTTCAACTGGAGTTGTTTCTTCCGATATGTCGCTTCCATATAAGCACAAACCAGCTTCTAATCTCAAGGTATCACGAGCAGCTAACCCAATAGGTTTTACAGAAGGGTTCTTTACCAGAACCTCAGCAATCGGGATTGCTATTTCCGATGGGACACTGATTTCGTAACCATCTTCACCTGTGTATCCGCAACGTGTTAAACGAATATCACCATCAGGAGTATTCAAACCGTAGATTGAATCAATGAGCATACTTTCcataaaaaaaagattttcaaAGTTCCTTATATCAGTAGATGAGATACCTGCACGGAGAACTGAATATGAATCTGGTCCTATGGAAAATTAAACGGATATTTGTCAAGGAAAAATAAGAGGTAAAATTTAGAATTACTCGACTACTTTcagaaatttaattaaaaaaagccAACCAACATTCATAATCCACATAGTAGAACAACCATTGAGGATCTACGGAAGTTCGAGTCGTTTAACTAAAAAATAGATTtcagttttaaatatttaagctatcaacaACAATTACTGCAAATAACAACTCACTTGGCACATTAAATAGCTTCTGTAAAGCTGTCATTTTCCGAAGTGTATTAACATCGAAAATCGGTTTAGTTGGGTCGCAGGTTGTACATAATATTTGCAAATTTACATCTTATTTGGTTTAACCTATAAACCAGTTACTAATATGTGTTAAATAGAACCGCACAATATACAATAAATCCGAAGATTTTTTGATCGTTTTTAATGTTTTTAGATATGGGACCGAAAACTTGAAACTAGTTATTTCGCTGATTAAGATTAACGTGgcattttttaaagaaaaagctAAGAGCATTATCAATGTTTGAGAAAAATATCCAAATTAACACTATATTACAAATCCGGGCAAGTTGAAGTATGTAAAAAAAATAGAAGTGTGAGTTCTGTAATGCAGGTTTCCAGTCGACAAGCATGGAGGATTTATGCCTGTTTACCAAGTCAATATTGTTCTACTTAGTAAAATCCAGGTCCTAAGGTGCACCACATAGATACCGATTAGTAGAACGGAAATTTACAAAAGTTACTAAGTGGCTATCATAAAACAAGTGAACGAGTTAGTTTTACTATTATTTGATGTAAGCTACCCTTACTTTGCAAAAATTGCACATCCGTGCTAAAAACGCTCTACGCAACTTGCTTCAAAACTATTTTAATTCAAGAGGAAATATTTCTCCAATGAACCGTGTAAGTCTCTTTAGATTAAGCTTCACAGGATTGATACTGACTACACAAGACAATTTACCTTGCAGTGCTAGGAGAGAATGGTTTAGAACTTTAATGTTTATTCCTTTACCGTCATTTACGTCTTTAGTCATcattttctgaaaaaaaaaaacaaatcaatctaattattcacttactGTAACATGATTCTTGATCTTTGATGAACATGCTGAATTTGAAACGATATACAAATAAGGTTCTTTGCATTTTAATATTATAGTATCATCTAGTATTCCGCCGCTACTTAACAAAAATACAGAGAGAGTTCCAGATGAAATAGGTAATCCCTCAATATCAGCACAAGTGAGGGATTCTAAGAAGCTAAATCTGTCCTTCCCAGAAACTTGCATCTGTTgtagataaatataaataagttaACTTGCTTGCAACATATGGGAAACATCAAAAAGACCGCAATGTTGACGCACAA
This window encodes:
- a CDS encoding hypothetical protein (EggNog:ENOG410V70C~COG:E~BUSCO:EOG091G07Z1) yields the protein MQVSGKDRFSFLESLTCADIEGLPISSGTLSVFLLSSGGILDDTIILKCKEPYLYIVSNSACSSKIKNHVTKMMTKDVNDGKGINIKVLNHSLLALQGPDSYSVLRAGISSTDIRNFENLFFMESMLIDSIYGLNTPDGDIRLTRCGYTGEDGYEISVPSEIAIPIAEVLVKNPSVKPIGLAARDTLRLEAGLCLYGSDISEETTPVEASLSWLIYGTKIFDQSLQLEIGVITSGCFSPTLSKNIAMAYVKSEYCGNDRQLFVQIRQKFYQYTVTKMPFVATKYVRRS